TGGTCAAAAGGAACGGTCTAATCTTCTTGATGTCTGGCTTGCCTTCCGACAGAATCTCATCCTCAGTATATATGTTGATTATTTCCGCGATGAAGAAGGTATGTGTGGGGAGGCTAACTGTCTGTGAGAGCTTGCATTCTATTGTTAATGGGCATTCGGTGATCATCGGGGCCGATTTGAGCTCACCATAGAACACTTGGAACAAATCTGATTTGTCAACATGTCTGCCGGAAACGAGTCCGACATAATCTGTCTTCTCGATCATTTCTGCCGTTGGAAGATTTATGCT
This genomic interval from Syntrophus gentianae contains the following:
- a CDS encoding flavin reductase family protein, whose translation is MKRIFEQKNLFCLPWAQTILGTHLNEKVNFMALDWLTRVNITPAMLGICVNKNNASHKAIVDTGEFSINLPTAEMIEKTDYVGLVSGRHVDKSDLFQVFYGELKSAPMITECPLTIECKLSQTVSLPTHTFFIAEIINIYTEDEILSEGKPDIKKIRPFLLTMPDNNYWAVGENLGKAWSAGQKLRKS